A window of the Canis aureus isolate CA01 chromosome 34, VMU_Caureus_v.1.0, whole genome shotgun sequence genome harbors these coding sequences:
- the WIPF1 gene encoding WAS/WASL-interacting protein family member 1 codes for MPVPPPPAPPPPPTFALANTEKPTLNKSEQAGRNALLSDISKGKKLKKTVTNDRSAPILDKPKGAGAGGGGGFGGGGGGGGGGGGGGGFGGGGPPGLGGLFQAGMPKLRSTANRDSDSGGGRPPMLPPGGRSTSAKPFPPAGGPGRFPVPSPGHRSGPPEPQRNRMPPPRPDVGSKPESIPPPVPNTPRPVQSSLHNRGALPVPGAPRQPSPGPTPPPFPGSRGAAFAGGSPRQTSSSSSSSFSSRPPLPPTPSRALDDKPPPPPPPVGNRPSIHREGVPLPPPQNSKPPVPSTPRPSSSSSSQAPPPPPPPSRPGPPPLPPGSSGSDETPRLPQRNLSLTSSTPPLPSPGRSGPLPPPPTERPPPPVRDPPGRSGPLPPPPPINRNGSTSRALPATPQLPSRSGVDSPRSGPRPPLPPDRPGAGAPPPPPPSTSIRNGFQDSSGEDEWESRFYFHPISDLPPPEPYVPMARTYPSKLARSETRSGSNRRERGAPPLPPTSR; via the exons ATGCCCGTGCCGCCCCCGccggcgcccccgccgccgcccaccTTCGCCCTG GCCAATACGGAAAAGCCTACCTTGAATAAGTCAGAACAGGCTGGGAGAAATGCTCTTCTCTCTGACATCAGCAAggggaagaaactgaagaagaccgTCACCAATGACAGAAGTGCACCAATATTGGACA aACCTAAAGGAGCCGGTGCTGGTGGTGGCGGTGGCTTCGGTGGAGGTggcggtggtggcggtggtggagGCGGTGGCGGCGGTTTTGGAGGAGGTGGACCACCTGGCTTGGGAGGACTGTTCCAGGCTGGGATGCCGAAGCTGAGATCCACAGCCAACAGGGACAGTG ATTCAGGAGGAGGCCGACCCCCAATGTTGCCACCAGGAGGAAGATCCACATCTGCCAAGCCGTTCCCACCGGCAGGTGGCCCGGGCCGGTTTCCAGTGCCTTCTCCAGGCCACAGAAGTGGTCCCCCAGAGCCTCAGAGGAACCGGATGCCTCCCCCGAGGCCCGACGTGGGCTCAAAGCCTGAGAGCATCCCCCCGCCAGTACCCAATACGCCCAGACCCGTTCAGTCAAGTCTGCACAACCGGGGGGCCCTACCAGTGCCCGGGGCCCCCAggcagcccagccctgggccaaCCCCCCCGCCCTTCCCTGGAAGCCGAGGTGCAGCTTTTGCAGGAGGCTCCCCCCGCCAGACATCCTCTAGCTCCTCATCATCCTTCTCCAgcaggcctcccctgccccccacgcccAGCAGGGCCTTGGATGACAAGCCTCCCCCTCCACCGCCCCCGGTGGGCAACAGGCCCTCCATCCACAGGGAAGGggtcccactcccaccccctcagAACAGCAAGCCCCCAGTGCCTTCTACCCCcaggccttcctcctcctcctcctcacaggccccacccccgccacctccACCCAGCAggcccggccctcctcccctgcctccggGTTCCAGTGGCTCCGATGAAACCCCAAGACTCCCACAGAGGAATCTGTCCCTCACTTCGTCTACACCGCCTTTGCCTTCGCCGGGGCGATCAGGCCCTCTTCCGCCCCCACCCACTGAGAGACCCCCTCCTCCGGTGAGGGACCCACCCGGCAGATCAG gccctctcccaccaccccctccaaTAAACAGAAATGGCAGCACATCTCGGGCCCTGCCTGCCACCCCCCAGTTGCCGTCCAGGAGTGGAGTAGATAGTCCCAGGAGTGGACCCcggcctcctcttcctcccgaCAGGCCTGGCGCTGGGgcacctccccctcctccaccatcAACATCAATTAGAAATGGCTTCCAAGACTCTTCAGGTGAAG ATGAGTGGGAAAGCAGATTCTACTTCCATCCAATTTCTGATTTGCCACCTCCAGAGCCATATGTACCAATGGCCAGAACTTATCCCAGTAAACTGGCAAGAAGTGAAACCCGGA GTGGATCCAACCGGAGAGAAAGGGGTGCCCCACCACTTCCTCCCACCTCAAGGTGA